One window of Halopelagius longus genomic DNA carries:
- a CDS encoding helix-turn-helix domain-containing protein, whose amino-acid sequence MTTPTVIAEIELTHPDLVLTRTIEAVPAMKTELEYQTVAEPGTYYLFFEAHGGDFDAFDAAVAEDPTVSDSRVIIDAPEFRVYRMTLTSTERLVLPKAAELGMRILTAESGESGWLATLEVPEMETLRAFRSHCAERDVAMRVKRLYHPKDRGGAEYDLSPVQRETLVAAYERGYLEVPRETSIRELADVLGVSTASVSARLRRGTKNLVENTILR is encoded by the coding sequence ATGACCACGCCGACGGTCATCGCCGAAATCGAACTCACCCACCCGGATTTGGTTCTCACGCGGACGATAGAGGCGGTTCCGGCGATGAAGACGGAGTTAGAGTATCAGACCGTCGCCGAACCGGGGACGTACTACCTGTTCTTCGAGGCGCACGGCGGCGACTTCGACGCGTTCGACGCCGCCGTCGCGGAGGACCCGACGGTGTCCGACAGCAGGGTGATAATCGACGCGCCGGAGTTCCGCGTCTACCGGATGACGCTGACCTCGACTGAGCGACTGGTGCTGCCGAAGGCCGCCGAGTTGGGAATGCGGATACTCACCGCCGAAAGCGGTGAGAGCGGGTGGCTCGCCACGCTGGAGGTGCCCGAGATGGAGACGCTCAGGGCGTTTCGGTCGCACTGCGCCGAGCGAGACGTGGCGATGAGGGTGAAACGCCTCTATCATCCGAAGGACCGAGGCGGCGCGGAGTACGACCTCTCCCCCGTCCAGCGCGAGACGCTCGTCGCCGCCTACGAACGAGGATATCTGGAGGTGCCCAGGGAGACGTCGATACGGGAACTCGCCGACGTGTTGGGCGTCTCCACCGCTTCGGTCAGCGCGCGCCTCCGGCGCGGCACGAAGAACCTCGTCGAGAACACGATTCTGCGCTGA
- a CDS encoding PGF-CTERM sorting domain-containing protein — MKRVAVVLAAMLVVAAVAPAAGAATATEAQESSASAYAGTHVAFDTESNAVTNYSVDGAVMMDSLRVEAASESESSGSTGLDGEASLSVEADAGGSAVSVTTTAEANATVETESGATLRAHDNPKGSLVVESGNGTQVVRANVSDGATASAEGDSRVVVERDNSTGVFVAVGNASVNVTDDGDVSAQVEEDGRVVFRAYAGERSESDERAEAFIANGTATAQVYVDERNGSRTTDVVNYGSNTTVEFEESSDESVTMTVDRPVHNGTVVLTSVSDAVVNSSGDLNVSVDGEAAAEASTYAELASAANDGERSAFLVANESADASAEGQTDVYVALNHFSERTVTMQSENETTETATETSSETETAAATATDESTDASEETTDASETTESSDASETDHGEETSSTSAPGFGAAVSVVALLGAALAALRR, encoded by the coding sequence ATGAAACGCGTAGCAGTGGTGTTGGCAGCGATGCTCGTCGTCGCCGCAGTCGCGCCCGCCGCGGGCGCCGCGACGGCGACCGAAGCACAGGAGAGTTCGGCGTCGGCGTACGCCGGAACGCACGTCGCCTTCGACACCGAGTCGAACGCGGTGACGAACTACAGCGTCGACGGCGCGGTGATGATGGATTCGCTCCGCGTCGAAGCGGCGAGCGAGTCCGAATCGTCCGGTAGCACCGGCCTCGACGGCGAAGCCTCGCTCTCGGTTGAGGCGGACGCCGGCGGAAGCGCCGTCTCCGTGACGACGACGGCGGAGGCGAACGCCACCGTCGAAACCGAAAGCGGCGCGACCCTCCGGGCGCACGACAACCCGAAGGGGAGCCTCGTCGTCGAGAGCGGTAACGGGACGCAGGTCGTCCGCGCGAACGTCAGCGACGGCGCGACGGCGTCCGCCGAGGGCGACTCCCGCGTCGTCGTCGAACGCGACAACTCGACGGGCGTGTTCGTCGCCGTCGGGAACGCTTCCGTGAACGTCACCGACGACGGCGACGTGAGCGCGCAGGTCGAGGAGGACGGCCGCGTCGTCTTCCGCGCGTACGCCGGAGAGCGCTCCGAGAGCGACGAACGCGCCGAAGCGTTCATCGCCAACGGAACCGCGACGGCGCAGGTGTACGTCGACGAACGGAACGGCTCCCGGACGACCGACGTGGTGAACTACGGTTCGAACACCACCGTCGAGTTCGAGGAGAGTTCCGACGAGAGCGTCACCATGACCGTCGATCGACCCGTCCACAACGGCACCGTGGTGCTCACCAGCGTCTCCGACGCCGTGGTGAACTCCTCGGGCGACCTGAACGTCTCCGTGGACGGTGAAGCGGCCGCGGAAGCCTCCACCTACGCGGAACTGGCGTCCGCGGCGAACGACGGCGAGCGGTCGGCGTTCCTCGTCGCGAACGAGTCCGCCGACGCCAGCGCGGAGGGTCAGACCGACGTGTACGTGGCGCTCAACCACTTCTCCGAGCGCACCGTGACGATGCAGTCGGAGAACGAGACGACCGAGACGGCCACCGAAACGTCGAGCGAGACCGAGACGGCCGCCGCCACGGCTACGGACGAATCGACCGACGCCTCCGAGGAGACGACCGACGCCTCCGAGACGACGGAGTCGTCCGACGCGTCCGAGACCGACCACGGTGAGGAGACGTCGTCCACGTCCGCGCCCGGATTCGGCGCGGCCGTCTCCGTCGTCGCACTCCTCGGTGCGGCACTCGCCGCCCTCCGCCGGTAA
- a CDS encoding CopG family ribbon-helix-helix protein: MTVVSVSMPEELLERIDSFAGEHGYTGRSEVVREAARNLLGEFEDKRLEDRELMAVVTVIFDFETTAVEEKMMKLRHEYEGLVASNFHNHVGNHYCMELFVLEGELEDISNFVGRIRATKDTLSVDYSVMPVDDFTAITTA, encoded by the coding sequence ATGACCGTTGTCAGTGTCTCCATGCCGGAGGAGTTGTTGGAACGCATCGACTCTTTCGCCGGCGAACACGGCTACACCGGGCGGAGCGAAGTCGTCCGCGAGGCGGCCCGAAACCTCCTCGGCGAGTTCGAGGACAAGCGTCTCGAAGACAGGGAACTGATGGCCGTCGTCACGGTCATCTTCGACTTCGAGACGACGGCCGTCGAAGAGAAGATGATGAAACTCCGCCACGAGTACGAGGGACTGGTCGCCTCGAACTTCCACAACCACGTGGGGAACCACTACTGCATGGAACTGTTCGTCCTCGAGGGCGAACTCGAAGACATCTCCAACTTCGTCGGGCGCATCCGGGCGACGAAGGACACGCTGAGCGTCGATTACTCCGTGATGCCCGTGGACGACTTCACCGCCATCACGACGGCGTAA
- the mutL gene encoding DNA mismatch repair endonuclease MutL, with protein sequence MTALDDRTIRQIAAGEVVERPASVVKELVENSLDAGASRVSVAVDSGGTEGVRVRDDGRGMTESEVQLAVEEHTTSKIADIDDLESGVGTLGFRGEALHTITAVSRTTIRTKPQGGEAGTELRVEGGEVTDVRPAGCPEGTVVEVEDLFYNTPARRKFLKTTATEFDHVNTVVTHYALANPDVAISLEHDDREVFATEGRGSLESTVLSVYGREVAESMIRVEHEPEAGPIASVSGLVSHPETTRSTREYLSTFVNGRYVTARVLRESVLDAYGGQLASDRYPFAVLFVDLPADAIDVNVHPRKMEVRFDDESAVKDAVEEAVRSALLEEGLIRTSAPRGRSAPDETAVSPESPTEEVTGGAGHSPQPESSGGRTTRSRSRSLDGDAGRSTHTGSDAGSASAADGPESNRADDSTQASFEGVAEAADGTGDGSTGGDDSLDDDGGWTDSADRTADAAETPSTAGRTDPSDDDAWTVSTGSGTASDDGGGRSKRGSGRPASSPTGRDVSHSNVGPSGGDDALDTESRSSTPRPRTEFGGVEGPTVQRDLGGGEASLEPEFDSLPSMRVLGQLHDTYIVAETAEGLVLVDQHAADERVNYERLRAELDGDVATQTLADPVELELTAREAALFSEYRDALADVGFRAERTGERTVEVRSVPAVFASALDPELLRDALTAFVAEGDDGGRETVANVADELLADLACYPSVTGNTSLTEGSVVDLLSALDDCENPYACPHGRPVVIEFDREEIGDRFERDYPGHGGRRAE encoded by the coding sequence ATCACGGCCCTCGACGACCGCACGATACGACAGATCGCGGCGGGCGAGGTGGTCGAGCGTCCCGCCTCCGTCGTGAAGGAACTCGTCGAGAACAGCCTCGACGCGGGCGCGAGTCGCGTCTCCGTCGCCGTGGACTCGGGCGGCACCGAGGGCGTCCGCGTCCGCGACGACGGGCGCGGCATGACCGAATCGGAGGTGCAACTCGCAGTCGAGGAGCACACGACGAGCAAGATAGCCGACATCGACGACTTGGAGTCCGGGGTCGGTACCCTCGGCTTCCGCGGCGAGGCGTTGCACACGATTACGGCGGTGTCGCGGACGACCATCCGGACGAAACCGCAGGGCGGCGAGGCGGGGACGGAACTCCGCGTCGAAGGCGGCGAGGTGACCGACGTGCGCCCGGCGGGGTGTCCGGAGGGAACCGTCGTGGAAGTCGAAGACCTGTTCTACAACACGCCCGCGCGGCGGAAGTTCCTGAAGACGACGGCGACGGAGTTCGACCACGTCAACACCGTCGTCACCCACTACGCGTTGGCGAACCCCGACGTGGCCATCTCCCTGGAACACGACGACAGGGAGGTGTTCGCCACCGAAGGCCGCGGGAGCCTCGAATCGACGGTGCTCTCCGTGTACGGCCGCGAAGTCGCGGAGTCGATGATTCGCGTCGAACACGAACCCGAGGCGGGGCCGATAGCGTCGGTGTCGGGACTCGTCAGTCACCCCGAGACGACCCGGAGCACCCGCGAGTACCTCTCGACGTTCGTCAACGGCCGGTACGTCACCGCGCGCGTCCTCCGGGAGTCCGTCCTCGACGCCTACGGCGGGCAACTCGCCTCGGACCGCTACCCCTTCGCGGTGCTTTTCGTGGACCTTCCGGCGGACGCGATAGACGTCAACGTCCACCCCCGGAAGATGGAGGTGCGGTTCGACGACGAGAGCGCGGTGAAAGACGCCGTCGAGGAGGCCGTACGGTCCGCGCTCTTGGAGGAAGGGCTGATTCGAACGTCCGCGCCGCGGGGGCGGTCCGCGCCGGACGAAACCGCCGTCTCGCCGGAGTCGCCGACCGAGGAGGTGACCGGCGGCGCGGGACACAGCCCCCAACCCGAATCGTCCGGCGGACGGACGACGCGTTCGCGTTCCCGTTCGCTCGACGGGGACGCCGGACGGTCGACGCACACCGGGAGCGACGCGGGGTCTGCGTCCGCCGCGGACGGTCCGGAATCGAACCGGGCCGACGACTCGACGCAGGCGTCGTTCGAGGGCGTCGCCGAGGCGGCGGACGGGACGGGAGACGGGTCGACCGGCGGGGACGACTCCCTCGACGACGACGGCGGATGGACCGACTCGGCGGACCGCACCGCCGACGCCGCGGAGACCCCCTCGACGGCCGGTCGGACGGACCCGAGCGACGACGACGCGTGGACAGTCTCGACCGGATCCGGAACCGCGTCGGACGACGGGGGCGGTCGGTCGAAGCGCGGGTCCGGCCGCCCGGCGTCGTCGCCGACGGGGCGGGACGTATCGCACTCGAACGTCGGCCCGTCCGGCGGGGACGACGCCCTCGATACCGAATCGCGTTCTTCGACACCCCGACCCCGGACGGAGTTCGGCGGCGTCGAGGGACCGACGGTGCAACGGGACTTGGGCGGCGGCGAGGCGTCGCTGGAACCCGAGTTCGACAGTCTACCGTCGATGCGCGTCCTCGGGCAACTGCACGACACGTACATCGTCGCGGAGACTGCGGAGGGCCTCGTCCTCGTGGACCAACACGCCGCCGACGAGCGGGTGAACTACGAGCGTCTGCGGGCCGAACTGGACGGCGACGTGGCGACGCAGACGCTGGCGGACCCGGTTGAACTCGAACTGACCGCGCGGGAGGCGGCCCTCTTCTCGGAGTACCGCGACGCCCTCGCGGACGTCGGCTTCCGCGCCGAACGGACGGGCGAGCGAACCGTCGAGGTTCGGAGCGTCCCCGCGGTGTTCGCGTCGGCGTTGGACCCGGAACTGCTCCGAGACGCCCTGACGGCGTTCGTCGCCGAGGGCGACGACGGCGGGCGCGAGACGGTGGCGAACGTGGCGGACGAACTGCTGGCCGACCTGGCGTGTTACCCCTCCGTGACGGGCAACACCTCGCTCACCGAGGGGTCCGTCGTCGACCTGCTCTCGGCGCTCGACGACTGCGAGAACCCCTACGCCTGTCCGCACGGGCGGCCGGTGGTCATCGAGTTCGACCGCGAGGAGATCGGCGACCGCTTCGAGCGAGACTACCCCGGTCACGGCGGACGGCGGGCGGAGTAG
- a CDS encoding sensor histidine kinase has protein sequence MATTPRLSRYGPAILWAVGGVLTLVHVVHLVDDAGGHTHSYASLVFATLGPLVASAAFLVATGWLLRTGVGRDYVAHLVRWTLAAVVVVGALGVLTVLYLRAEGIDLERWWYLVANAATGGAFVGLLVGVYDARAARTAARLRSERRRAEWLSQRLHVLNRVLRHDLRNEVNVVQGYASLIAEGEAEGADARRRAAVIERKSEEILRLSEKARQLEQLLAENEDVSSMRSDLAAVVRDSVDALRVDHPEAAVTVDLPEAAYVSSVPLLDAMVDDLVENAVVHNPSSEPSVSVEVRVRPDAVLLRVADDGPGIPDEELAVLDSGVETPLQHSNGLGLWFVRWVVAESGGRLDFEERPVGTVVTVSLPRASDPESGSDDAATTPHGDCGDGGSVAVSGADPDV, from the coding sequence ATGGCGACGACCCCCCGACTCTCGCGGTACGGCCCGGCGATACTCTGGGCCGTCGGGGGGGTTCTGACCCTCGTCCACGTCGTCCACCTCGTCGACGACGCGGGGGGACACACGCACAGTTACGCGTCGCTCGTGTTCGCCACGCTCGGCCCCCTCGTCGCGTCGGCGGCGTTCCTCGTCGCGACGGGGTGGCTCCTCCGGACCGGCGTAGGTCGCGACTACGTCGCCCACCTCGTCCGCTGGACGCTCGCCGCCGTCGTCGTCGTCGGCGCTCTCGGCGTCCTCACGGTGCTGTACCTCCGCGCCGAGGGAATCGACCTCGAACGGTGGTGGTACCTCGTCGCCAACGCGGCGACCGGCGGCGCGTTCGTCGGCCTCCTCGTCGGCGTCTACGACGCCCGCGCGGCCCGAACCGCGGCGCGCCTCCGGTCGGAGCGACGCCGCGCGGAGTGGTTGAGTCAGCGACTGCACGTCCTGAACCGCGTCCTCCGCCACGACTTGCGCAACGAGGTGAACGTCGTCCAAGGGTACGCCTCGCTCATCGCCGAGGGCGAGGCCGAGGGGGCGGACGCCCGACGCCGCGCGGCCGTCATCGAACGGAAGTCCGAGGAGATTCTCCGCCTCAGCGAGAAGGCGCGCCAACTCGAACAGTTGCTCGCGGAGAACGAGGACGTGTCGTCGATGCGCTCGGACCTCGCGGCGGTCGTCCGCGACAGCGTCGACGCCCTCCGGGTGGACCACCCGGAGGCCGCCGTCACCGTCGACCTCCCGGAGGCGGCGTACGTCTCGAGCGTCCCCCTCCTCGATGCGATGGTGGACGACTTGGTCGAGAACGCCGTCGTCCACAACCCCTCCTCGGAACCCTCCGTCTCCGTCGAGGTGCGCGTCCGCCCCGACGCGGTCCTCCTGCGCGTCGCGGACGACGGTCCCGGAATTCCGGACGAGGAACTGGCCGTCCTCGATTCGGGCGTCGAGACGCCCCTACAGCACTCCAACGGTCTCGGTCTCTGGTTCGTCCGGTGGGTCGTCGCCGAGTCCGGCGGTCGACTCGACTTCGAGGAACGGCCGGTCGGAACGGTCGTCACCGTCTCGCTTCCGCGCGCGTCCGACCCCGAGTCGGGGTCCGACGACGCCGCGACGACGCCGCACGGCGACTGCGGGGACGGAGGCTCCGTCGCCGTCTCCGGCGCGGACCCCGACGTCTGA
- the kdgK1 gene encoding bifunctional 2-dehydro-3-deoxygluconokinase/2-dehydro-3-deoxygalactonokinase produces the protein MSDLVTFGETMLRLSPPHGERLERTRTLDVQAGGAESNVAVAAARLGVDAVWLSKLPDSSLGRRVVSELRSHGVRTGIVWDDPAESRIGTYYLEPGTEPRGTDVIYDRADSAVTTTVPEELPLGAIRNSEVFYTSGITPALSETLSATTERVLAAAQDGESTTTVFDLNYRSKLWSPAEAREEFESLFPAIDVLVAAERDVRSVLEREGEATELARGLADDFGFETVVVTRGENGSVALHEGTVFEQDVYRAETVDAIGTGDAFVGGFLAKRLDGGGVGEALEYGSATASLKRTINGDLAVISPEEVDAVVQREAGGISR, from the coding sequence ATGAGCGACCTCGTCACGTTCGGGGAGACGATGCTTCGGTTGTCGCCGCCGCACGGCGAGCGATTGGAACGGACCCGCACGCTCGACGTCCAAGCCGGCGGCGCGGAGAGTAACGTCGCCGTGGCCGCCGCGCGTCTCGGCGTGGACGCGGTGTGGTTGTCGAAACTGCCGGACTCCTCGCTGGGCCGGCGCGTCGTCTCGGAACTTCGGAGTCACGGCGTCCGGACCGGCATCGTCTGGGACGACCCCGCAGAGTCGCGCATCGGCACCTACTACCTCGAACCCGGGACCGAACCCCGCGGCACCGACGTCATCTACGACCGGGCCGACTCCGCCGTGACGACGACGGTACCGGAGGAACTCCCGTTGGGCGCGATTCGCAACTCCGAGGTGTTCTACACGAGCGGAATCACCCCCGCCCTCTCGGAGACGCTTTCGGCCACCACGGAACGCGTCCTCGCCGCCGCGCAGGACGGCGAGTCCACGACGACGGTGTTCGACCTGAACTACCGGTCGAAGCTCTGGTCGCCCGCGGAGGCGCGCGAGGAGTTCGAGTCGCTGTTCCCGGCCATCGACGTCCTCGTCGCGGCGGAACGCGACGTGCGGTCGGTGCTCGAACGCGAGGGCGAGGCGACCGAACTCGCCCGCGGACTCGCCGACGACTTCGGGTTCGAGACGGTGGTCGTCACCCGCGGCGAGAACGGGTCCGTCGCCCTCCACGAGGGCACGGTGTTCGAACAGGACGTCTACCGCGCGGAGACGGTGGACGCCATCGGCACGGGCGACGCCTTCGTCGGCGGGTTCCTCGCGAAGCGACTCGACGGCGGCGGCGTGGGCGAAGCGCTCGAATACGGCTCCGCCACCGCCTCGCTGAAACGCACCATCAACGGCGACTTGGCCGTCATCTCGCCCGAGGAGGTGGACGCCGTCGTCCAACGGGAGGCCGGCGGGATATCCAGATGA
- the arcD gene encoding arginine/ornithine antiporter ArcD: MATLSFEPLTYEDIPEDERPTLGQALVPVVGMLVFLSVGAVLLGLDPQIPLLFGIALTGLVGRYWLGKSWQSMYEGIADGLLMGMQAILIIFVIYMLISTWTGAGTIPSLIYYGLELLTPTVFLPVATLLAAVVAFAIGSSWTTAGTLGVAFIGIGAGLGVPEPMTAGAILTGAYTGDKISPLSDTTNLAAAVTNTDLMTHVRTMRVGTGIALLASLVLYTYLGFSATGTIPPGRIETIQSAIANSYVVSPVTFAPLVLTFALALRGYPALPAITSGVFAGVATQILVQGPLTSEGLVAAMNVAQSGTSVETGVTLVNELMATDGLIGSSWTITVVVAALALGGILERTGILAVIAYRIGRSLNSVGSLTAGTALSAFGMNVLAAEQYMSIVVPGMSLRGLYDDFDLDSRNLSRAVEAAGTTTSALVPWNAGGVYMATVLGVPTLQYAPYYFLGYLSPAVLIIMGFTGWRITKQSEETQAGIKGAVESLSDD; encoded by the coding sequence ATGGCGACATTATCGTTCGAACCGCTGACGTACGAAGACATCCCCGAGGACGAGCGACCGACGCTCGGGCAGGCGCTCGTTCCCGTCGTCGGGATGCTCGTCTTCCTCAGCGTCGGCGCGGTTCTGCTCGGCCTCGACCCCCAGATACCGCTTCTGTTCGGTATCGCGCTGACCGGTCTCGTGGGCCGGTACTGGCTCGGAAAGTCGTGGCAGTCGATGTACGAGGGCATCGCCGACGGACTCCTGATGGGGATGCAGGCGATTCTCATCATCTTCGTCATCTACATGCTCATCTCCACGTGGACCGGGGCGGGCACCATCCCCTCGCTCATCTACTACGGGCTGGAACTGCTCACGCCGACGGTGTTCCTGCCGGTGGCGACGCTTCTCGCGGCGGTCGTCGCGTTCGCCATCGGGTCGTCCTGGACGACCGCCGGGACGCTCGGCGTCGCGTTCATCGGCATCGGCGCGGGCCTCGGCGTGCCCGAACCGATGACGGCGGGTGCGATACTCACCGGCGCGTACACCGGCGACAAGATATCGCCGCTGTCGGACACGACGAACCTCGCGGCGGCGGTGACGAACACCGACCTGATGACCCACGTGAGGACGATGCGCGTCGGGACGGGCATCGCGCTCCTCGCCTCGTTGGTACTGTACACCTACCTCGGATTCTCGGCGACGGGCACCATCCCGCCGGGCCGAATCGAGACGATTCAGTCGGCCATCGCGAACAGCTACGTCGTCTCGCCGGTGACGTTCGCGCCCCTCGTGTTGACGTTCGCGCTGGCGCTCCGGGGGTACCCGGCGCTGCCGGCCATCACGTCCGGCGTCTTCGCCGGTGTCGCGACGCAGATTCTCGTGCAGGGCCCGCTCACCTCCGAGGGGCTGGTCGCCGCGATGAACGTCGCGCAGTCCGGAACCTCCGTCGAGACGGGCGTCACCCTCGTGAACGAGCTGATGGCCACCGACGGCCTCATCGGGTCCTCGTGGACGATAACCGTCGTCGTCGCGGCGCTTGCGCTCGGCGGCATCCTCGAACGGACGGGCATCCTCGCGGTCATCGCTTACCGCATCGGGCGGTCGCTGAACAGCGTCGGGAGCCTCACGGCGGGAACGGCGCTGTCTGCGTTCGGGATGAACGTCCTCGCCGCCGAGCAGTACATGTCCATCGTCGTCCCGGGGATGAGCCTCCGCGGCCTGTACGACGACTTCGACTTGGACAGCCGGAACCTCTCGCGGGCCGTCGAAGCCGCGGGGACGACGACGAGCGCGCTCGTCCCGTGGAACGCGGGCGGGGTGTACATGGCGACGGTGCTCGGCGTGCCGACGCTTCAGTACGCGCCGTACTACTTCCTCGGCTACCTCTCGCCGGCCGTCCTCATCATCATGGGCTTCACCGGGTGGCGCATCACGAAGCAGAGCGAGGAGACGCAGGCGGGCATCAAGGGTGCGGTCGAGTCGCTGAGCGACGACTGA
- a CDS encoding DUF6663 family protein codes for MDLTTTGRYRVLGRPRDPEELLLIDVDIDAEGDAETDSEADSEAFGPTYVAATGYDGELGEEVASLEAGNLVDARLSWRDGDPRFESVEVVAETTFEFLDGVTGMFEAAKETWWAAEADGEAMNSRVTRDTDGEPNGALYVFAKQSGARDLFAEFKSGVTPLEPLVERANEGEERAPEAEQPRAVFVLRPADEPFIAVYIAFRRDGMLARTVRDTYA; via the coding sequence ATGGACCTGACGACGACGGGTCGATACCGCGTGCTGGGGCGGCCGCGCGACCCGGAGGAACTCCTCCTCATAGATGTCGATATCGACGCCGAGGGCGACGCCGAGACCGATTCGGAGGCCGACTCCGAGGCGTTCGGCCCGACGTACGTCGCGGCGACGGGGTACGACGGCGAACTCGGCGAGGAAGTCGCGTCGCTGGAGGCGGGGAACCTCGTGGACGCCCGCCTCTCGTGGAGGGACGGCGACCCGCGGTTCGAGTCCGTCGAGGTGGTCGCCGAGACGACGTTCGAGTTCCTCGACGGCGTCACCGGGATGTTCGAGGCGGCCAAGGAGACGTGGTGGGCGGCCGAGGCCGACGGCGAGGCGATGAACAGTCGGGTGACGAGAGACACCGACGGCGAACCGAACGGCGCGCTCTACGTCTTCGCGAAGCAGTCGGGGGCCCGCGACCTGTTCGCGGAGTTCAAAAGCGGCGTCACCCCGTTGGAACCCCTCGTCGAACGGGCGAACGAGGGCGAAGAGCGCGCTCCGGAGGCCGAACAACCCCGCGCGGTGTTCGTCCTCCGCCCGGCGGACGAACCGTTCATCGCCGTCTACATCGCGTTCCGGCGCGACGGGATGCTCGCGCGGACGGTTCGGGACACCTACGCCTGA
- a CDS encoding dihydrolipoyl dehydrogenase family protein translates to MTHVLVVGAYGSAGVAAAEGLLDAVGEDIDRLTLADDGEPGGGLCILRGCMPSKEVLSAAAHRYEARHDDRLVGDPPEMDLERIVERKDEHVSDFAAHRRGAVHEMADRPGVEFRHERAEFVGERTLRVGDDRIEADYVVVATGSEPVVPDIPGMDEVEYYGSADTLDATELPDSAVVMGFGFVGVELAPYLAEAGVDVTVVEHDERPLDEADPAFGDEILSMYREEFGIEVLTETYETRVEPTDEGVRLHVEGPDGGRSAVDAEGLFCFTGRRPNARGLGLERAGLSVGPKSVTETMRSVDDPRVFVPGDANGKEPILHVAKEQGYLVAENILADLRGESLEAYENVHHHVVFSGASVYPYARVGHSEASAAAAGLDHVVARREASDDGVFKTKAAPRGRATLVAGTDGTVLGYQGLHYHADAMAKTMQVVVERGMDVRTIPDRAYHPTTPEILDGLIREAAEKVERA, encoded by the coding sequence ATGACGCACGTACTCGTCGTGGGCGCGTACGGAAGCGCCGGCGTCGCCGCCGCGGAGGGGTTGCTCGACGCGGTGGGCGAGGACATCGACCGCCTGACGCTGGCGGACGACGGCGAACCGGGCGGGGGACTCTGCATCCTCCGGGGGTGCATGCCGTCGAAGGAGGTGCTGTCGGCGGCGGCCCACAGGTACGAGGCGCGACACGACGACAGACTCGTCGGCGACCCGCCGGAGATGGACCTCGAACGAATCGTCGAACGGAAGGACGAACACGTCTCCGACTTCGCGGCGCACCGCCGCGGCGCGGTCCACGAGATGGCCGACCGCCCCGGAGTCGAGTTCCGCCACGAACGCGCGGAGTTCGTCGGCGAACGGACGCTTCGCGTCGGCGACGACAGGATCGAAGCGGACTACGTCGTCGTCGCCACGGGGTCGGAACCCGTCGTCCCCGACATCCCCGGCATGGACGAAGTGGAGTACTACGGGAGCGCGGACACGTTAGACGCCACGGAGTTGCCCGACTCCGCCGTCGTGATGGGGTTCGGCTTCGTCGGCGTGGAACTCGCGCCGTACCTCGCGGAGGCGGGGGTGGACGTGACCGTCGTCGAACACGACGAACGGCCGTTGGACGAGGCGGACCCCGCCTTCGGCGACGAGATACTGTCGATGTACCGCGAGGAGTTCGGCATCGAGGTGCTGACGGAGACGTACGAAACGCGGGTCGAACCGACCGACGAGGGCGTGCGACTGCACGTCGAAGGGCCGGACGGCGGGCGGTCCGCGGTGGACGCCGAGGGGTTGTTCTGCTTCACGGGGCGGCGACCGAACGCCCGGGGACTCGGCCTCGAACGCGCCGGACTGTCCGTCGGACCGAAGTCGGTGACGGAGACGATGCGGTCGGTGGACGACCCGCGCGTGTTCGTCCCGGGCGACGCGAACGGCAAAGAGCCCATCCTCCACGTCGCCAAGGAGCAGGGGTACCTCGTCGCGGAGAACATCCTCGCGGACCTCCGCGGCGAATCGCTCGAAGCGTACGAGAACGTCCACCACCACGTCGTCTTCTCCGGGGCGTCCGTCTACCCGTACGCCAGGGTCGGCCACTCGGAGGCGTCCGCGGCGGCGGCGGGCCTCGATCACGTGGTCGCTCGCAGGGAGGCGTCCGACGACGGCGTGTTCAAGACGAAAGCCGCACCCCGCGGGCGGGCGACGCTCGTGGCCGGAACCGACGGCACCGTCCTCGGCTATCAGGGGTTGCACTACCACGCCGACGCGATGGCGAAGACGATGCAGGTGGTGGTCGAACGCGGGATGGACGTCCGGACGATTCCCGACAGGGCGTACCATCCGACGACGCCGGAGATTCTCGACGGGCTGATTCGAGAGGCGGCCGAGAAAGTAGAGCGGGCGTGA